A region from the Desulfonatronum thioautotrophicum genome encodes:
- a CDS encoding four helix bundle protein has protein sequence MNCQVSSRRSPPVRQFEDLVAWQRARELTKCIYTLTMLEPFCKDFGLRGQIQRAAVSVMSNIAE, from the coding sequence ATGAATTGTCAAGTTTCTTCGAGGAGATCACCTCCAGTCCGTCAGTTCGAGGACTTGGTTGCATGGCAACGGGCCAGAGAACTCACGAAGTGCATCTATACATTGACCATGCTTGAGCCTTTTTGCAAAGACTTTGGACTGCGTGGACAAATTCAAAGAGCAGCGGTTTCCGTGATGTCCAATATAGCTGAGTGA
- a CDS encoding XrtA-associated tyrosine autokinase — MSRIEEALEKAARLRDDQAATQPAESTVPPTSSGTMQQPQAAPLVSPPAPPEAFTSDGASLNITNATLVSATDPQSPIAEEYRKLKEMIIKLTRSDQTKNTLMITSAMSGEGKTTTALNLAISLAQEYDHTVLLIDADLRKPSIMRYLDKTVEHGPGLTECLLDDAPVSEVLVKTGIGKLVILPSGRVAPNPGELFSSKKLRDLIREMKHRYQDRYIIIDTPPVLPFAETRTLSGIVDGVIVVVKSGLSTVENIQDACEAMRGANILGLVYNHARPDSLSSSYAYYYKTYKY; from the coding sequence ATGAGCCGAATTGAAGAAGCCTTGGAAAAGGCCGCCCGGTTGCGCGATGACCAAGCGGCCACGCAACCTGCGGAATCAACCGTTCCTCCAACCTCATCCGGGACCATGCAGCAGCCCCAGGCTGCCCCACTGGTCTCCCCTCCGGCTCCACCGGAAGCTTTCACCTCGGATGGAGCCAGTCTGAACATCACCAACGCCACCCTGGTTTCCGCTACGGATCCGCAATCCCCCATTGCCGAGGAATACCGCAAACTCAAGGAAATGATCATCAAGCTGACCCGCTCGGATCAGACCAAAAACACCCTGATGATCACCAGTGCCATGAGCGGCGAAGGCAAGACCACCACGGCGCTGAACCTGGCCATCAGCTTGGCCCAGGAATATGACCACACCGTGCTGCTCATCGACGCCGACCTGCGCAAGCCGTCCATCATGCGCTACCTGGACAAGACCGTGGAGCATGGCCCTGGACTGACCGAGTGCCTGCTGGACGACGCGCCGGTCTCCGAGGTGCTGGTCAAGACCGGCATCGGCAAGCTGGTCATCCTGCCTTCCGGTCGGGTGGCGCCCAACCCCGGGGAGCTGTTTTCCTCCAAGAAATTGCGGGATCTGATTCGGGAGATGAAGCATCGCTATCAGGACCGGTACATCATCATCGACACCCCTCCGGTGCTGCCCTTTGCCGAAACCCGAACCCTGAGCGGCATTGTCGACGGGGTCATCGTCGTGGTCAAATCCGGCCTTTCCACCGTGGAAAACATCCAGGACGCCTGCGAGGCCATGCGCGGCGCCAACATCCTCGGCCTGGTCTACAACCACGCCCGCCCGGACTCCTTGAGCAGCAGCTATGCGTACTACTATAAAACGTACAAGTACTGA
- a CDS encoding XrtA system polysaccharide chain length determinant, whose amino-acid sequence MTAQPELDVKKYLRLAYSRRFLILFVAIAISFLAIFYSLTQTNKYQASSTVFIEESVIASLMRGVAVTPSMDAKIRVLTTAMQSRTMLLQVLRELNMDLAVIGNDAALESLIASTRNSISIRLRARDGLFVVSFTHSDPRIARDFVNTLVRRYIEENISAGRDDTYAAFGFLAEQIDLHRQRLDAADAAVMDLRVRKGDLLNRDPGQLLEQISMAEDRLQELSLRRLDLLARANQEAVSINEEGIPVPGRTSRLEMLENRLSELLLRYGPAYPEVIRVQSEIQMLEQALAQRDPDDAQTAQNPSSSRRPQGNSIHMVQAQELRAQEERIRRQIAHFEALLSDIPQTQAEYAELVHKRAEQQEVLSRLMGRFGQAEISRQMELQDKATTFRVVDPAVLPTKPHSPNRLKLMIMGMVGGLGLGVGMVVGLDFLDRSVRHVDTLRNLNLPVLAVVPQMLNPTYVRRQQLKNLALYLLAGIGFALIAGAMLMEFMGVAVLYDFVQSFMNRPVVGQFIDSIKQIYWRIF is encoded by the coding sequence ATGACCGCACAGCCTGAACTTGATGTTAAAAAATATTTACGGCTGGCCTACAGCAGACGATTTCTCATTCTTTTCGTTGCCATTGCCATATCCTTTCTGGCCATTTTCTACAGTCTGACGCAAACCAACAAATACCAGGCCAGCAGCACGGTTTTCATTGAAGAAAGCGTCATTGCCAGCCTGATGCGTGGTGTTGCCGTGACCCCTTCCATGGATGCCAAAATCCGGGTTCTGACCACGGCCATGCAAAGCCGAACCATGTTGCTGCAGGTCCTTCGGGAACTGAATATGGACCTGGCCGTGATCGGAAACGACGCCGCCCTGGAGTCGCTCATTGCGAGTACACGCAACTCCATAAGTATCCGCTTGCGGGCCAGGGACGGCTTGTTTGTGGTCTCCTTTACCCACAGCGACCCCAGAATTGCCCGGGATTTTGTCAATACCCTTGTTCGCCGGTACATTGAGGAAAATATCTCCGCCGGGCGGGATGACACCTATGCCGCCTTTGGCTTTCTAGCCGAGCAGATCGATCTGCACCGGCAACGCCTTGATGCCGCGGATGCCGCGGTCATGGATTTACGTGTGCGGAAAGGCGACCTGTTGAACCGGGATCCAGGCCAACTGTTGGAACAGATCTCCATGGCCGAGGATCGTCTCCAGGAGCTTTCCCTGCGCCGGCTTGACCTGCTCGCTCGAGCCAATCAGGAGGCTGTCTCCATCAATGAGGAGGGCATTCCGGTCCCTGGTCGAACCAGCCGCCTGGAAATGCTGGAAAACCGGTTGTCCGAATTGCTGCTGCGCTACGGGCCCGCCTATCCGGAGGTCATTCGTGTCCAGTCCGAAATCCAAATGCTGGAACAGGCACTTGCGCAACGTGATCCTGATGATGCCCAAACAGCGCAAAATCCTTCCTCGAGCAGAAGGCCCCAGGGTAACAGCATTCATATGGTCCAGGCCCAGGAACTGCGAGCCCAGGAAGAACGCATTCGACGACAGATCGCCCACTTTGAGGCACTTCTCAGTGACATTCCCCAGACCCAGGCCGAATATGCGGAACTGGTGCACAAGAGAGCAGAGCAACAGGAGGTCCTGAGTCGATTGATGGGGCGCTTTGGGCAGGCGGAGATTTCACGCCAGATGGAACTCCAGGACAAGGCAACCACGTTCCGGGTTGTCGACCCGGCGGTACTCCCCACCAAACCCCACAGTCCGAACCGGTTAAAGTTGATGATCATGGGCATGGTCGGCGGTCTCGGCCTCGGCGTCGGCATGGTCGTGGGGCTGGATTTCCTGGACCGTTCCGTTCGCCATGTCGATACGTTACGAAACCTGAATCTTCCCGTGCTGGCCGTGGTTCCTCAAATGCTGAACCCAACCTATGTGCGTCGGCAACAGCTCAAGAATCTTGCCCTCTACCTTCTCGCGGGTATCGGTTTCGCGCTGATTGCCGGTGCCATGCTCATGGAGTTCATGGGGGTAGCCGTCCTTTACGACTTCGTCCAGTCTTTCATGAACCGTCCTGTAGTCGGCCAGTTCATCGACTCCATAAAGCAAATCTATTGGAGAATTTTCTAA
- a CDS encoding XrtA/PEP-CTERM system exopolysaccharide export protein yields MLRYLVVVFIAVFFFLPGLVNAQDYVIGEGDGLFISVWDEPKLSVSATVRPDGKITIPGLGDVVASGLTPGQLQAELTEQLKDLVRNPIVTVSVERITNSRVFFFGGGLEVGVQDLLRQTSLLQMLSTVGNLQNTDLRAAYVLRDGEKIKEDFHALVVEGDVREDILLRNNDVIFVPPLREPNVYVLGAVETPKNIIFREGLTVLEAVLEAGGFTPFARENRTVVIRKQGDEEITIPVRGKDLLQGDASQNITLQPGDYVIIREGLF; encoded by the coding sequence ATGTTGCGATATCTTGTGGTGGTTTTCATTGCTGTGTTTTTTTTCCTGCCCGGCCTGGTTAATGCCCAGGATTATGTGATTGGGGAGGGGGATGGGTTGTTCATTTCGGTGTGGGATGAGCCGAAACTGAGTGTATCGGCCACGGTCCGCCCGGACGGGAAGATCACCATCCCCGGTCTCGGCGATGTGGTGGCCAGCGGCCTGACCCCGGGGCAGCTCCAGGCCGAATTGACGGAACAGTTGAAAGACCTGGTCCGCAATCCCATTGTCACGGTCTCCGTGGAGAGGATCACCAACAGCAGGGTCTTCTTTTTTGGTGGCGGCCTGGAGGTCGGGGTTCAGGACCTGTTGCGCCAGACCTCACTGCTTCAGATGCTGAGCACGGTGGGCAATCTCCAGAATACCGATCTGCGGGCGGCCTATGTCCTCCGGGACGGAGAAAAGATCAAGGAAGACTTTCATGCCCTGGTCGTTGAGGGTGATGTCCGTGAGGACATCCTTTTGCGCAACAACGATGTCATCTTTGTTCCGCCGTTGCGCGAGCCCAATGTCTATGTTCTCGGTGCGGTGGAAACCCCCAAGAACATCATCTTCAGAGAAGGACTGACCGTGCTCGAAGCCGTGTTGGAAGCCGGAGGGTTCACGCCGTTTGCCCGTGAAAATCGGACCGTGGTCATCCGCAAGCAGGGTGACGAGGAAATCACCATTCCGGTTCGCGGCAAGGATTTGCTGCAGGGAGACGCCAGCCAGAATATCACCCTGCAGCCGGGCGACTACGTGATTATCCGCGAGGGCCTTTTCTAG
- a CDS encoding TIGR03013 family XrtA/PEP-CTERM system glycosyltransferase, which translates to MNRFHATLTAGDLALALGALYVALLLRFGEIFQAGFITMEQIGAFVLVMLFSSFFVEMYTQRQDITLRSLAMRILFGVTLSFFLLSALYYLFPTTMYGRGVLLPALAIFGALQFSWHTIFQRLNIMPGLTKRILIVGTGPLAQQMGSLVSAHGHQYQLAGYYDLECEPVVIPRGEIVPNGHGLFEAVKQIKPHKVVVSLTQRRGTFPLQDMLSCKVSGVDVVDAPSFYERVTGKLLLENITPSWFIFSSGFRINSLIRLAKRMLDVTAASIGLILTAPIFPVVALLIKLDSPGPVFFRQTRVGQGDREFTLFKFRSMRQDAEAASGAVWAQEDDPRVTKLGHFLRKSRIDEIPQLFNVLLGDMSLVGPRPERPEFVAKLKEVIPYYSERHYVKPGVTGWAQVRYPYGSSVEDAIEKLRYDLYYVKNMSILFDLRIMLRTVSVILFREGSR; encoded by the coding sequence ATGAATCGTTTTCACGCAACACTGACCGCCGGCGACCTGGCTCTTGCCCTGGGCGCTCTGTATGTTGCCCTGCTGCTCCGCTTTGGAGAAATCTTCCAGGCCGGATTCATCACCATGGAACAGATTGGGGCCTTTGTCCTGGTCATGCTTTTCTCCTCATTCTTCGTGGAAATGTACACCCAGCGCCAGGACATCACCCTCCGCAGCCTGGCCATGCGCATCCTGTTCGGGGTGACGTTGTCTTTTTTTCTGTTGTCCGCCCTGTACTACCTGTTTCCCACCACCATGTACGGCCGAGGCGTGCTCCTTCCGGCCTTGGCCATCTTCGGCGCCTTGCAGTTCTCCTGGCACACCATCTTTCAACGCCTGAACATCATGCCCGGACTGACCAAGCGGATATTGATCGTAGGCACGGGCCCCTTGGCCCAGCAGATGGGCAGCCTGGTCAGCGCCCATGGTCATCAGTATCAACTGGCCGGCTACTACGACCTGGAGTGCGAGCCCGTAGTCATTCCCCGAGGCGAAATCGTACCCAACGGCCATGGCCTCTTCGAGGCCGTGAAACAGATCAAGCCGCACAAGGTCGTGGTTTCCCTGACCCAGCGCCGCGGAACCTTTCCCCTCCAGGACATGCTCAGTTGCAAGGTCAGCGGAGTGGACGTGGTGGACGCCCCGTCATTCTATGAGCGGGTTACCGGCAAGCTTTTGCTGGAAAACATCACCCCGAGCTGGTTCATTTTTTCCAGCGGCTTTCGGATCAACAGTCTGATTCGTCTGGCCAAACGAATGCTGGACGTCACCGCGGCAAGCATCGGCCTGATCCTGACCGCCCCGATCTTTCCGGTCGTCGCCCTGCTGATCAAGCTGGACTCACCGGGTCCGGTCTTCTTCCGCCAAACCCGCGTGGGCCAGGGCGACCGTGAATTCACCCTGTTCAAATTCCGCAGCATGCGCCAGGATGCCGAGGCGGCTTCCGGCGCGGTCTGGGCCCAGGAAGACGACCCTCGCGTCACCAAGCTGGGCCACTTCCTGCGCAAAAGCCGTATTGACGAAATCCCTCAGCTGTTCAACGTGCTCCTGGGGGACATGAGTCTGGTCGGCCCCCGACCGGAGCGGCCGGAATTCGTGGCCAAGCTCAAAGAGGTCATCCCCTACTACTCCGAGCGCCACTACGTGAAACCCGGAGTCACCGGCTGGGCTCAGGTCCGCTATCCCTACGGCTCCTCGGTGGAGGACGCCATCGAAAAATTGCGCTACGACCTTTACTACGTGAAAAACATGTCTATCCTCTTTGACCTGCGGATCATGCTCCGGACTGTCAGTGTGATTCTGTTTCGTGAAGGCAGTCGGTAG
- the prsT gene encoding XrtA/PEP-CTERM system TPR-repeat protein PrsT, giving the protein MIKYLTIPVLAFFLFTAACGGGTAEELFADGLQLMESGNHSGAVVIFRNVLEKDQNFVDARYQLAMAYLELGRYETAEQELRKVQLQNPNYPGLALDFARIYLHTDRLPQADVEATRYMQTQPLSVDALIILGEIQGRMSEFVEAKDTFQQALELDPNAAAAHLGLGKVLMIQGDTEQAMRRMDQVLALEPRNLEALYVQAELLRRQGDTENLLEVYTRITRANPDDAETLYQKGLLHLDAGDIDGVQAAINRLNERFPRRAEGSRLQGLLYFREGDYQEAIVSLQRANGIQPAMDAHYFLGLSLHQTGELESALSQFRIVLDRNPDFIQARLMTAMILMQQQRLDVSLREAQRIITQDPSNAMAYNILGSVQMAMGDFESGMHALERATQLNPQMADAFFKQGIFQLGSGQGEEATASLDAAIQVAPDQTSIRMLQFANLMQQGELDRARVTLEEALTGGPEDAPLLNNMAAVAFAQNNVEQALEYLAAAKERNPEFPSAYFNLASFYQARGQLDRALAEYTALLAHHPDNLRALLAAAGLSTALGHTDRAEAHLTRARGTNQPQAFLASAEHLLRQGRADEAKAVLDQGIAATADNQPLKEVKGRILMGQGAVDQAVALFEEIKADQPEAGIRLLTAAFLHTGDVPAAIAQAQELINLSPNADRGYLLLASIHEATGNLDLATEQIQEAIQAAPDSAEARFRLGNLQARQGAMDDAMASFTQAVEINPDFIPALFAQGNILEAQNEIPQAMALYQRILEINPNYVPALNNLAYQALKGHGSPEQALELAGRAFRQAQNNPAVMDTLGLALLKNNRAEEGRRVLERAAELLPDHPTVRFHLAMAYQMTDEPEKALEHVAKALEHENFPEREDARRLLQELEQAL; this is encoded by the coding sequence TTGATCAAATACCTGACAATTCCCGTACTGGCTTTTTTTCTGTTTACCGCCGCATGTGGCGGCGGCACTGCTGAAGAACTCTTTGCGGACGGCCTGCAATTGATGGAAAGCGGCAACCATTCCGGTGCGGTGGTCATTTTCCGCAATGTCCTGGAAAAGGATCAGAATTTCGTGGATGCCCGCTACCAGCTGGCCATGGCCTACCTGGAACTCGGGCGTTATGAAACCGCGGAGCAGGAACTGCGCAAGGTTCAGCTCCAAAACCCCAACTATCCTGGACTGGCCTTGGACTTTGCCCGGATCTACCTGCACACGGACCGCCTTCCCCAGGCCGATGTCGAGGCCACCCGGTATATGCAGACCCAGCCGCTTTCCGTGGATGCCCTGATCATCCTGGGGGAAATCCAAGGCCGGATGAGTGAATTCGTCGAAGCCAAGGACACCTTCCAGCAGGCCCTGGAACTGGACCCGAATGCAGCCGCCGCCCACCTGGGGCTGGGCAAAGTACTGATGATACAGGGCGACACCGAGCAGGCCATGCGCCGAATGGACCAGGTGCTGGCTCTGGAGCCACGGAACCTGGAAGCCCTGTATGTCCAGGCGGAGTTGCTACGCCGCCAAGGCGACACCGAAAACCTGTTGGAAGTCTACACCCGCATAACCCGGGCCAACCCCGATGATGCCGAAACGCTCTATCAGAAGGGTCTGCTGCACCTGGACGCCGGCGACATCGATGGAGTTCAGGCTGCCATCAACCGACTGAACGAACGCTTCCCTCGCCGCGCCGAAGGCAGCCGCCTGCAAGGGCTTCTGTATTTCCGTGAAGGTGACTATCAGGAAGCCATCGTTAGTCTGCAACGGGCCAACGGTATCCAACCGGCCATGGATGCTCACTACTTCCTCGGCCTCAGCCTGCACCAGACCGGTGAACTGGAGAGCGCCTTGAGTCAGTTTCGAATCGTTCTGGACCGCAACCCGGACTTTATCCAGGCCCGCCTGATGACGGCCATGATCCTGATGCAGCAGCAACGCCTGGATGTGTCTCTGCGTGAAGCACAAAGAATCATTACCCAAGATCCGTCCAACGCCATGGCCTACAACATACTCGGCAGTGTGCAGATGGCCATGGGCGATTTCGAAAGCGGCATGCACGCCTTGGAGCGCGCCACGCAGCTCAACCCGCAGATGGCGGACGCCTTTTTCAAGCAGGGCATTTTCCAGCTGGGCAGCGGCCAAGGCGAGGAAGCCACGGCCAGTCTGGATGCCGCCATCCAGGTGGCCCCGGACCAGACCAGCATCCGCATGCTCCAGTTCGCCAATCTCATGCAACAAGGTGAACTGGACCGGGCCAGAGTCACCCTTGAAGAGGCCCTGACCGGAGGCCCTGAGGACGCCCCGCTGCTGAACAATATGGCCGCGGTGGCCTTTGCCCAGAACAACGTGGAACAGGCCCTGGAATATCTGGCAGCAGCCAAGGAACGTAATCCCGAATTTCCTTCAGCCTATTTTAACCTGGCCTCCTTTTATCAGGCCCGCGGACAATTGGACCGGGCTCTGGCCGAATATACCGCCCTGTTGGCCCACCATCCGGACAATCTGCGGGCCCTGCTCGCCGCGGCTGGATTGTCCACTGCTCTTGGCCACACCGACCGGGCCGAAGCCCATCTCACTCGAGCCCGTGGCACGAATCAGCCTCAGGCGTTCCTGGCTTCCGCCGAGCATCTCCTTCGCCAGGGCCGGGCCGATGAGGCCAAGGCCGTCCTGGATCAGGGCATTGCCGCCACCGCGGACAACCAGCCCCTGAAAGAGGTCAAGGGCCGGATCCTGATGGGCCAGGGGGCCGTTGATCAGGCCGTGGCCTTATTTGAGGAGATCAAGGCCGACCAGCCGGAAGCCGGTATTCGGCTGCTGACCGCGGCGTTTCTCCACACCGGCGACGTTCCGGCGGCAATCGCCCAGGCCCAGGAGCTGATCAACCTCTCCCCGAATGCGGACCGTGGTTACCTTTTGCTGGCCTCCATCCACGAGGCCACCGGCAACCTCGACCTGGCCACGGAGCAGATCCAGGAGGCCATCCAGGCTGCTCCGGACAGCGCCGAGGCCCGCTTCCGCCTGGGGAACCTGCAGGCTCGCCAGGGTGCCATGGACGACGCCATGGCCTCGTTTACCCAAGCCGTAGAGATCAACCCCGACTTCATCCCGGCCCTGTTCGCCCAAGGCAATATCCTGGAAGCCCAAAATGAAATCCCCCAGGCCATGGCACTGTACCAGCGCATTCTGGAGATCAACCCCAATTACGTCCCGGCCCTGAACAACCTAGCCTATCAGGCTCTCAAGGGCCACGGCAGCCCGGAACAGGCCCTGGAGCTGGCCGGGCGGGCTTTTCGCCAGGCCCAGAACAACCCGGCGGTTATGGACACTCTTGGCCTGGCCCTGCTCAAGAACAACCGGGCTGAGGAGGGCCGTCGGGTTCTGGAACGGGCCGCGGAGCTGCTGCCCGACCACCCCACGGTCCGCTTTCATCTGGCCATGGCCTACCAAATGACCGACGAACCGGAAAAAGCCCTGGAGCATGTCGCCAAAGCCCTGGAGCATGAAAATTTTCCGGAACGGGAAGACGCCCGCCGCCTGCTACAGGAATTGGAACAGGCATTGTAA
- a CDS encoding CAAX prenyl protease-related protein: MQTKAWPRILPFALFMAVIGLEEGLRFLDSREWISLSEMTFHLLYPLKPLAALVALLLLRKAYTELHWADLRRPGQTLLSIGVGLLVFVLWINMDWTFGALTEPPGFNPQVFADDTLRLVMILIRVFSAVVVVSIMEELFWRSFLLRYIINPRFAAVALGTFTLPSFLICAVLFGLAHHFILAGIMAGMAYALLLYRTKSLAQCILAHAVTNLALAIYVLQTGQWYFW; this comes from the coding sequence ATGCAAACCAAAGCCTGGCCGCGCATTCTCCCTTTTGCCCTGTTCATGGCCGTTATCGGCCTGGAGGAGGGGCTGCGTTTTCTGGATTCCCGGGAGTGGATCTCCCTCTCGGAGATGACCTTCCATCTGCTTTACCCACTCAAACCCCTGGCGGCCCTGGTGGCCTTGCTGCTGCTGCGCAAGGCCTACACCGAGCTGCACTGGGCGGATCTCCGCCGGCCGGGCCAAACCCTGTTGAGCATCGGTGTCGGCCTGCTGGTCTTTGTGCTCTGGATCAACATGGACTGGACCTTTGGAGCATTGACCGAGCCACCCGGCTTCAACCCTCAGGTGTTCGCGGATGACACTCTGCGCCTGGTCATGATCCTGATCCGGGTCTTCAGCGCCGTGGTGGTGGTCTCCATCATGGAAGAACTCTTTTGGCGCTCCTTCCTGCTCCGCTACATTATCAACCCCCGCTTTGCCGCCGTGGCCCTGGGCACCTTCACACTGCCCTCCTTCCTGATCTGCGCCGTGCTCTTCGGCCTGGCCCACCATTTCATTCTGGCCGGGATCATGGCCGGCATGGCCTATGCCCTCCTGCTCTACAGAACCAAGAGCCTGGCCCAGTGCATCCTGGCCCATGCGGTGACCAACCTGGCTCTGGCCATTTATGTGCTCCAAACCGGACAGTGGTATTTCTGGTAG
- a CDS encoding Rpn family recombination-promoting nuclease/putative transposase: MIVYHGLPKGHAVRLADLIELPDPGMAAYVPDFDLAFYDFSPNTDETIKGQMLLQLVLLCLKAKILRRL, translated from the coding sequence ATTATCGTCTACCATGGCCTGCCCAAGGGGCATGCCGTCCGGTTGGCCGATCTGATTGAGCTGCCTGACCCCGGCATGGCCGCCTACGTTCCGGACTTCGACCTGGCCTTCTACGATTTTTCACCAAATACCGATGAAACCATCAAAGGCCAGATGCTCCTGCAACTGGTCCTGCTTTGCCTCAAAGCCAAAATACTCCGGAGGCTGTAG
- a CDS encoding Rpn family recombination-promoting nuclease/putative transposase — MIEKDQDFGQGRAKHDELFKKVIGDPVNARDLLRAHLPPEVLTQLNMDTLQRIPATFIDENLKKHYADLVYTVKTVSPKCPEIRFYLLFEHKTWPDDFVGVQLLRYVALVWTSILEDPQYKHPKLPPILPIVFYQSNDGWVPKTSFRDLIYSPSEVFDKFIPDFTFDFIAATKIDPKAVQDNVILAFYFAILQALDSPRLVHLLPLLAKGLLEVREPREAMEYMLIFCRYLVKASEYLKEEDYKQALAVLPQGGKEIMDTLADQWLRQGETVGEVRGEKRGRHEGKLEGIRTTLLNQAAAKFEYVPVGFSNKINAIEDVGTLNSLSLGLLKSDSLEAFESLVDKATQATTH, encoded by the coding sequence ATGATTGAGAAGGATCAAGACTTCGGCCAGGGCCGCGCAAAGCACGACGAGCTGTTCAAGAAGGTGATTGGGGATCCAGTCAATGCCCGCGACTTACTCCGAGCTCACCTTCCGCCTGAAGTGTTGACCCAGTTGAACATGGACACGCTTCAGCGCATACCAGCCACGTTCATCGACGAGAATCTGAAGAAGCACTATGCCGACCTTGTGTATACGGTGAAAACCGTCAGTCCTAAATGCCCGGAAATACGTTTTTACCTACTTTTCGAGCACAAGACCTGGCCGGACGATTTCGTCGGCGTTCAACTGCTCCGGTATGTGGCCCTTGTCTGGACAAGCATTCTGGAAGACCCGCAGTACAAGCACCCGAAGCTGCCTCCGATCCTACCCATCGTTTTCTACCAGAGCAACGACGGTTGGGTGCCCAAAACTTCTTTCAGGGACTTGATTTATTCACCGTCCGAGGTTTTCGATAAGTTCATCCCGGATTTTACGTTTGATTTCATAGCCGCCACAAAGATTGACCCTAAAGCCGTTCAAGACAACGTCATTCTCGCGTTCTACTTTGCTATCCTCCAGGCTTTGGATAGTCCACGGCTGGTCCATCTGCTGCCTTTGCTGGCCAAAGGGCTTTTGGAAGTCCGGGAGCCCAGGGAGGCTATGGAGTATATGCTCATCTTTTGCAGATATCTTGTGAAAGCTTCGGAATATTTGAAAGAGGAAGACTACAAACAAGCCCTAGCTGTGCTACCCCAAGGAGGTAAGGAGATCATGGATACACTCGCAGATCAATGGCTGCGACAAGGTGAGACGGTTGGTGAAGTAAGAGGTGAGAAGAGAGGAAGGCATGAGGGCAAACTTGAAGGCATCCGAACCACTCTCCTTAACCAAGCAGCCGCCAAGTTCGAGTACGTACCTGTAGGCTTTTCCAATAAGATCAACGCCATCGAAGATGTCGGTACTCTCAATTCCCTATCCCTTGGCCTTCTCAAATCAGACTCCCTGGAAGCTTTCGAGTCCCTGGTAGACAAGGCCACACAAGCAACCACTCATTAA
- a CDS encoding type II toxin-antitoxin system RelE/ParE family toxin produces MGKPFGEDIKLVQFRWPLGLPLVRKLEADLWEVRSKVGHRNVARVFFTVKGSQMALLHGFIKKSQKTPLKGGHVPR; encoded by the coding sequence ATCGGAAAGCCATTTGGTGAGGACATCAAGCTCGTCCAGTTTCGATGGCCCCTTGGCCTGCCGCTGGTGCGCAAGCTGGAAGCTGATCTGTGGGAAGTTCGCAGTAAGGTTGGGCACCGCAATGTGGCCAGGGTCTTCTTTACGGTCAAGGGCAGCCAGATGGCCTTGTTGCATGGTTTTATCAAGAAATCACAAAAGACACCGCTCAAGGGCGGGCATGTCCCGCGTTAG
- a CDS encoding toxin-antitoxin system HicB family antitoxin → MQTSNFAVRLPRSLHAQLKEAAAEGGVAMNQYLVVALAEKLATRRSAQSFLAERAARSSLPKALEILERAGTDVEEHSPL, encoded by the coding sequence ATGCAGACCAGTAATTTTGCAGTACGCTTGCCACGATCATTGCATGCGCAGTTGAAAGAAGCCGCTGCCGAGGGTGGCGTGGCCATGAACCAGTACCTGGTCGTAGCCCTGGCCGAAAAGCTTGCGACCCGCCGTAGCGCGCAATCCTTTCTTGCGGAGCGCGCTGCCCGCTCCAGCCTGCCCAAGGCCCTGGAAATTCTTGAACGCGCGGGCACGGACGTGGAGGAACACTCCCCGCTGTGA
- a CDS encoding PIN domain-containing protein, whose amino-acid sequence MIVLDTNILVATLRSRTGSLRVLVRHVLGGRYTAGVSVPLFLEYESVLTRPENLCDFRLSHHDAVGFMNGLANILRPIEITYLWRPQLRDPCDEMVLEAAVNGSATHLLTWNTRDHFPAARRFRLLVLTPMHFLKDKHGDSDNADQ is encoded by the coding sequence ATGATCGTCCTGGATACCAATATATTGGTTGCTACGCTCCGATCGCGCACTGGCTCGTTACGCGTTCTTGTGCGCCATGTCCTTGGCGGGAGATACACGGCCGGGGTTTCCGTCCCACTGTTCCTGGAATATGAATCCGTTCTCACACGCCCGGAAAACCTGTGCGACTTCCGTCTGTCTCACCATGATGCTGTCGGATTCATGAACGGTTTGGCAAATATCTTGCGCCCTATCGAGATAACCTACCTGTGGCGCCCTCAACTACGGGACCCTTGCGACGAGATGGTTCTCGAAGCCGCGGTCAACGGCTCGGCGACCCATCTCCTCACCTGGAACACCCGTGACCATTTTCCGGCTGCCCGGCGCTTCCGGCTGCTGGTGCTGACGCCGATGCACTTTTTGAAAGACAAACACGGAGACAGTGACAATGCAGACCAGTAA